From the genome of SAR202 cluster bacterium:
CCGAGCAGCACGAGGCCGATGATCGCGGTGGATGTCTCGAAGTACGTGTGCGCCTCGAAGCTCCGGAAGAACGAGCTGTTAAAGAATATCGTGGCAAAGACGCTGTAGAAGTACGCCACGGATGTGCCCACGGCGATCAGCGTGTTCATATTTGCGGTAAAGTGTTTCAGAGCGCCCCAGGTGCTGGCATAGAAGCGCCAGCCGGCCCAGAACTGCACCGGCGTCGCCAGTGCCAGCAGTAGAAGCTCCATCCTGAACGGGAGGTCCATCGTGATGTCGTGGGGGAGTGACATCAGGACCATGATGAAAAAGGATACGCCGAGGCTTAGCGCGACCTTCGCCAGCAGGAGCTTCTGGTCGCGCGGCGTTTCGTCCTCGCCGACATCATCACCAACTCCCGCGATTGAATACCCGGCGTCCTCCACGGCGAAGCGCAGGTCCCCCAGGGACACGGCGCCCGGCGCGTACTCCACGGTAGCCTTTTCCGTCGCAAGGTTGACGGTCGCCGACCTCACTCCGTCGACGCCGCTCAGCGCGTGCTCCACGTGCCGGACGCAGGAGGCGCAGGTCATCCCGCCGATGCTCAGCTGCACCTTCTCCATGTCCGTTGACTGCGGCTGTTTCGTTTCGATAGCCATCTCGCCTACCTCTTGTCCGAGAGGTTGTAGAGCTCCATCAGCTCGCCGAGTACCTCCTGCTCGCGCCCTTCCTTCACACCCTCGATAACGCAGGAGTTGAGGTGCCCCTCCAGCAGCTTCGCCTCCAGCTTCTGGATCGC
Proteins encoded in this window:
- a CDS encoding metal-sensitive transcriptional regulator; this translates as MSDSKRDALKRLNYIEGHLSGIERMVEQDTYCVDILKQTFAVRRAIQKLEAKLLEGHLNSCVIEGVKEGREQEVLGELMELYNLSDKR